A stretch of Streptococcus sp. oral taxon 061 DNA encodes these proteins:
- a CDS encoding threonine/serine exporter family protein — protein MDESKKLNAVIDVIMLAGTILLRNGSEIYRVEDTMIRIAHSQGIMDCNVLAMPAAIFFSIENTNISRMKRVTSSAYNIEKVCDVNQISRQLVSGQLDLETAFIQLKQLNAKASPYTNVQLTAAATLSAPFFSIMFGGNAYDAIGAGVATIFAFTCSLYVEKFIRIPFMTAFAGALVFGLIAQFWARYSGLPSTADLVIAGAVMPFVPGIALTNAVRDIMTNHINSGMSKMFESLLVTLALGAGTSVALVLMN, from the coding sequence ATGGACGAATCAAAAAAACTGAATGCAGTCATTGATGTCATTATGTTAGCAGGAACAATTCTGCTTCGCAATGGATCAGAAATCTATCGTGTCGAAGACACCATGATTCGAATCGCTCATTCACAAGGCATCATGGATTGTAATGTTTTGGCCATGCCTGCAGCTATTTTTTTCTCCATTGAAAATACAAATATCTCTCGAATGAAACGAGTAACCTCCTCTGCTTATAATATTGAGAAGGTTTGTGATGTTAATCAGATTTCACGGCAGCTTGTATCAGGGCAGCTTGATTTGGAGACAGCCTTTATTCAACTCAAGCAATTAAATGCTAAGGCATCTCCCTACACCAATGTTCAGCTAACTGCTGCAGCGACCCTTAGTGCTCCCTTCTTCTCGATCATGTTCGGTGGGAATGCCTACGATGCCATTGGTGCAGGAGTAGCAACCATATTTGCTTTCACCTGTTCTCTTTACGTAGAAAAATTTATTCGTATTCCCTTTATGACAGCTTTTGCAGGTGCTCTTGTTTTTGGCTTGATTGCGCAATTTTGGGCGCGCTATTCTGGATTGCCTTCTACAGCTGATTTGGTCATTGCAGGTGCGGTTATGCCCTTTGTACCTGGAATTGCCCTGACTAATGCCGTTAGAGATATTATGACCAATCACATTAACTCTGGTATGAGCAAGATGTTTGAATCTTTGCTGGTTACCCTTGCCTTAGGGGCAGGCACCTCTGTCGCCCTCGTACTCATGAACTAA
- a CDS encoding threonine/serine exporter family protein, translating to MTLTTFLLQALASLLAIITFLIVLNVQRSMLIPGGVLGMSIWLLYLILKEPTNVILATFIAAVIGSCVSQIMSILYKTPAVVFALAILAPLVPGYLSYRTTSFFVTGDYGHAISSAMLVMMLALVISIGMASGTVILKLYYYLKKNRAS from the coding sequence ATGACTCTAACAACATTTTTATTGCAGGCTCTAGCTAGTCTGCTAGCAATTATCACTTTTTTAATCGTTTTAAATGTCCAGCGTTCCATGCTTATCCCTGGTGGAGTTTTGGGAATGTCAATCTGGCTCCTCTATCTAATACTCAAGGAGCCAACTAATGTCATTTTGGCAACCTTTATTGCTGCGGTGATTGGTTCTTGTGTTAGCCAGATTATGAGTATTCTCTACAAAACTCCAGCAGTGGTTTTTGCCCTAGCTATTCTGGCACCACTAGTGCCAGGTTATCTGTCCTATCGAACCACTTCCTTCTTCGTTACAGGTGACTACGGCCATGCCATTTCTAGTGCCATGTTAGTCATGATGTTGGCCCTTGTTATTTCAATAGGAATGGCAAGTGGGACAGTCATACTCAAGTTGTATTACTATCTCAAAAAGAATCGAGCTAGCTAA